In Castanea sativa cultivar Marrone di Chiusa Pesio chromosome 6, ASM4071231v1, a single window of DNA contains:
- the LOC142639098 gene encoding uncharacterized protein LOC142639098: MASYSKTKVVLQQRKPFPNDGIGRPRMLKDFLNDTSNSCTSTGFKSLPRQPCNPNAQVFTNNTNSKLLRSSSKAASTTISALQAMINAVKNFPLKNSSSILPRSLSRRLSRKKPSEVKITIRVKDIIRWTSFRDLVEEKSQPLDFNSSPSHCTTTTLTTGSTNTTCSSNNSSWCESDFTSEYLPSWGGGNSQDNVVKEVEVGKKYLPLVGEDCPKTTTGTETYADVGPNGESWCDEKEQQSPVSVLNFQVGEGEESFSSFTRSLANMERTRQNLLQKIQLFEILAKLEPFNQEECMSMEENTKFDEEEPDEFEKKVSELFVKTRSTVDIGNAGVELLLLDFFRDELTTKRCQTKMDDDEFDSEVVSTAKAWVRGEHNGLHEWGIEHKREAYISDMYRRERWSNFEGEQEELAFEFESGILGDLLDEVLVDLFLH, translated from the exons ATGGCTTCATATTCCAAGACCAAAGTAGTACTGCAACAAAGAAAACCTTTTCCAAATGATGGTATTGGTAGGCCTAGAATGCTTAAAGATTTCCTCAATGACACATCAAATTCATGCACTTCAACCGGATTCAAATCACTCCCTAGACAACCCTGCAATCCCAATGCACAAGTTTTCACCAACAACACAAATTCTAAGTTGCTTAGAAGCTCATCAAAAGCTGCATCAACAACAATCTCAGCCCTCCAAGCCATGATCAACGCAGTTAAAAATTTCCCGTTGAAAAATTCCTCTTCCATTTTGCCTAGAAGCCTTTCAAGGAGACTGTCGAGAAAGAAACCAAGCGAAGTCAAAATTACAATCAGAGTCAAAGACATCATACGGTGGACATCGTTTCGGGACTTGGTGGAGGAGAAATCTCAGCCCTTGGATTTCAATTCCTCGCCTAGTCACTGCACCACAACTACCCTTACAACGGGGTCCACAAATACCACGTGTAGTAGCAACAACTCGAGTTGGTGTGAAAGTGATTTTACCTCGGAGTATTTACCGTCGTGGGGGGGCGGTAATTCTCAGGACAACGTTGTAAAGGAGGTTGAAGTAGGTAAAAAGTATTTACCACTTGTCGGCGAGGATTGTCCGAAAACGACAACAGGGACAGAAACTTATGCTGACGTGGGACCCAAT GGAGAATCATGGTGCGATGAGAAAGAACAGCAAAGCCCAGTTTCGGTGCTTAATTTTCAAGTTGGGGAGGGTGAAGAGTCATTCTCATCTTTTACCCGAAGCCTTGCCAATATGGAGA GGACAAGACAAAACCTCTTGCAAAAGATCCAGCTCTTTGAGATTCTTGCTAAACTGGAGCCTTTTAACCAAGAGGAATGCATGTCCATGGAAGAGAATACCAAATTCGATGAAGAAGAACCAGATGAATTTGAAAAGAAGGTCTCGGAGCTGTTTGTCAAAACAAGAAGTACAGTAGATATTGGCAATGCCGGAGTGGAACTATTATTGTTGGATTTCTTTAGGGATGAATTGACTACAAAGAGATGCCAAACTAAAATGGATGATGATGAGTTTGATAGCGAGGTGGTGAGCACGGCAAAAGCATGGGTGAGAGGGGAACATAATGGACTACATGAATGGGGTATAGAGCATAAGAGGGAGGCTTATATTAGTGACATGTATAGAAGAGAGAGGTGGAGCAACTTTGAGGGGGAGCAAGAGGAGCTAGCTTTTGAATTTGAGTCTGGGATTCTGGGGGATTTGTTGGATGAGGTTCTGGTTGATCTCTTCTTACACTGA
- the LOC142637863 gene encoding uncharacterized protein LOC142637863, with protein MGKGKDRGSGTGTGESENALHSAARSGDLNAVQSILSSNNPLSIIVNSRDKHSRTPLHLAAWSGQAEVVSYLCKHKADVGAAAMDDMGAIHFAAQKGHLEVIRTLLSSGASINAFTRKGLTPLHYAVQGSHLELVKYLVKKGASLSAKTKAGKTPADLANNEEILSFLEEYEKSSKKRDLHGRQKAGESDSKPSMQEKEENTGDKVPSVVHDELEKEKVEMKDDEDDRKEDSSKPKKARVSLNHLLTADDNLEDEENM; from the exons ATGGGTAAGGGCAAGGATCGTGGGAGCGGCACCGGCACTGGCGAGTCCGAGAATGCTCTTCACTCGGCTGCTCGGTCGGGTGACCTGAATGCGGTGCAGTCCATCTTGAGCTCCAACAACCCTTTGTCCATCATCGTCAATTCTAGAGATAAGCACTCTAGAACTCC ACTACATTTAGCTGCATGGTCTGGCCAAGCAGAGGTGGTGAGTTATCTCTGCAAGCACAAGGCTGATGTTGGTGCAGCTGCTATGGATGATATGGGTGCAATTCACTTTGCTGCCCAGAAGGGACATTTAGAAGTCATACGAACTCTGCTTTCATCTGGAGCCTCCATTAATGCTTTTACTCGCAAGGGCTTGACTCCTCTACACTATGCTGTCCAAGGATCCCACCTGGAACTTGTTAAGTACTTGGTTAAAAAAGGTGCAAGTCTGAGTGCCAAGACAAAAGCAGGGAAGACTCCAGCTGATCTTGCTAACAATGAAGAAATTCTCTCCTTTCTGGAGGAATACGAAAAGTCATCTAAGAAAAGAGATCTTCATGGTAGACAGAAGGCTGGAGAATCTGATTCAAAGCCATCTATGCAGGAGAAGGAAGAAAATACTGGTGATAAAGTTCCTTCAGTTGTACATGATGAACTAGAGAAAGAAAAGGTGGAGATGAAGGATGATGAAGATGATAGGAAGGAGGACTCGTCAAAGCCAAAAAAGGCACGAGTTTCACTCAATCACCTTCTAACTGCAGATGACAATCTAGAAGACGAAGAAAACATGTAA
- the LOC142638629 gene encoding flap endonuclease GEN-like 1 has protein sequence MGVVGLWDLLKPYARPEGPDFLVNKRVAVDLSFWIVQHETAIKARVRNPHLRLTFFRTINLLSKFGAFPVFVTDGTPSPLKSRARIARFFHASGIDLSDLPVAEEGVSVERNTAFSKCVQECVELLELFGMPVVKAKGEAEALCAQLDSEGYVDACVTADNDAFLFGAKCVIKFVRPNSKEPFECYHMSDIEAGLGLKRKHLIAISLLVGNDHDLNGVQGIGLDTALRFVQAFSEDEILNRLHEIGSGDSPIFQGAIKSLDDCVPVSSESSLKIKCSHCSLCGHPGSKRAHFKFSCEYCSTSNGEGCMKKPEGFKCDCSSCDMDRREKEQKKQENWRIKVCNKIAMESNFPNDEIIKMYLCSNHGDFTEKVGPCISWGSPNTEMLVDFLAFHQHWEPSYIRRMMLPMLSTVFLREMAKNPVKTLLYGQYEFDSIQRLKIRYGHQFYVVKWKKAVPALGSVMNTILSEESDMQQDVVDVDESLDLGDESEGPRIHVEEGSSYLLTDENMDIVQAAFPEEVDRFLHEKELKESKRKKSSSLRSEGTNEKSELKSSRGVQLSITEFYRSTKVQIQLKPGEDLPRVSDSQGDGTSKEKRKVSNPNLSKSVRRRLLFK, from the exons ATGGGGGTTGTAGGTCTCTGGGACTTGCTTAAACCCTATGCCCGACCCGAAGGCCCAGATTTCCTGGTTAACAAACGGGTCGCCGTGGACCTCTCCTTCTGGATCGTCCAGCACGAAACCGCTATCAAAGCCCGTGTCAGAAACCCACACCTCAGGCTTACTTTCTTCCGTACCATCAATCTTTTATCCaag TTTGGAGCATTTCCGGTCTTTGTCACTGATGGAACTCCATCGCCACTGAAATCGCGGGCAAGGATTGCAAGATTCTTTCATGCTTCTGGCATTGATTTGTCAGATTTGCCTGTGGCTGAAGAGGGTGTTTCAGTTGAGAGGAATACAGCATTTTCAAAGTGTGTTCAAGAGTGTGTG GAACTGCTTGAGCTATTTGGTATGCCTGTAGTAAAAGCAAAAGGAGAGGCTGAAGCACTGTGTGCACAGTTGGACAGTGAGGGTTACGTAGATGCATGTGTCACAGCTGATAATGATGCATTCCTCTTTGGGGCTAAATGTGTGATAAAATTTGTTCGGCCCAATTCCAAA GAACCATTTGAATGCTACCATATGTCAGATATTGAAGCCGGTCTTGGGTTAAAGAGGAAACACTTGATAGCCATCTCTCTTTTGGTTGGAAATGACCATGATTTAAATGGGGTGCAAGGCATTGGGCTTGATACTGCTCTACGTTTTGTACAAGCTTTTTCTGAAGATGAGATATTGAATAG GTTACATGAAATAGGCAGTGGAGATAGTCCAATATTTCAAGGTGCTATAAAATCTTTAGATGATTGTGTACCTGTCTCGAGTGAGAGCTCACTGAAGATAAAATGTTCTCATTGTTCCCTCTGTGGACATCCTGGCAGCAAGAGAGCTCATTTTAAGTTTTCTTGTGAATACTGCAGTACTAGTAATGGTGAGGGCTGCATGAAAAAACCGGAGGGGTTTAAATGTGATTGCTCCTCCTGTGATATG GATCGGAGAGAAAAGGAACAGAAGAAGCAAGAAAATTGGAGAATAAAAGTTTGCAACAAGATAGCTATGGAGTCTAATTTCCCCAATGATGAGATTATTAAAATGTATTTGTGCAGCAACCATGGTGATTTTACTG AAAAAGTTGGTCCTTGCATATCATGGGGAAGCCCAAATACTGAAATGCTTGTTGATTTCTTAGCTTTTCATCAGCATTGGGAGCCATCCTACATTCGGCGGATGATGCTTCCTATGTTGTCTACCGTTTTCTTACGAGAAATGGCAAAAAATCCTGTAAAAACTTTGTTATATGGGCAGTATGAGTTTGACTCTATACAGCGTCTGAAGATAAGATATGGGCATCAATTCTATGTGGTCAAGTGGAAAAAAGCTGTGCCCGCCCTGGGCAGTGTTATGAATACAATCCTTTCTGAGGAGTCTGATATGCAACAAGATGTTGTGGATGTTGATGAATCTCTTGATTTAGGGGATGAGTCTGAGGGCCCCAGGATTCATGTTGAGGAGGGTAGCAGCTACCTTTTGACAGATGAAAATATGGACATTGTTCAGGCTGCTTTTCCAGAAGAAGTTGACAGATTTTTGCATGAAAAG GAATTAAAAGAATCCAAACGAAAAAAGAGTTCAAGCTTAAGATCCGAAGGGACAAATGAAAAGTCAGAACTAAAAAGTTCACGAGGTGTCCAACTAAGTATTACTGAATTCTACCGTTCAACCAAAGTTCAAATTCAGTTAAAACCAGGAGAAGATCTACCGAGGGTTTCTGATAGTCAGGGTGATGGGACCTCAAAAGAGAAGAGGAAAGTGTCAAATCCAAATCTTTCCAAGTCTGTTAGGCGTCGCCTTTTGTTTAAGTAG